Proteins encoded together in one Undibacterium sp. CCC3.4 window:
- a CDS encoding urease accessory protein UreD — protein sequence MNSPPVFPRAPTSSDWEAHLQLGFQRDATSTRLTHCRHHGPLRVQKTLYPEGSEVCHAIIIHPPGGVVGGDRLKTEVHVAADTRVLITTPGAAKWYRSNGQISQQDIALRVAAGAQLEWLPQESIFFDDARVILNQTVQLDEQASFISSDIFCFGRSAAAERYASGTITQCSRILRGEQLIWHEQGSIEGAGAAMQSPLGLAGRSVCASVLGCGNPLSAAALQALRAQSSALLAAREETALGGVSQMKSVIVARYLGNSSETARLWQQLVWQHLRPALMGREAVVPRIWQT from the coding sequence ATGAATTCGCCCCCAGTTTTTCCGCGCGCGCCGACCTCGTCCGATTGGGAAGCTCATTTGCAGCTTGGCTTTCAGCGCGATGCGACCAGCACACGCCTTACCCATTGTCGCCACCATGGGCCGTTGCGGGTGCAAAAAACTTTGTACCCGGAAGGATCGGAAGTCTGCCATGCCATCATCATTCATCCGCCTGGTGGTGTGGTTGGCGGTGACAGGCTCAAGACCGAAGTTCATGTCGCTGCCGACACGCGGGTCTTGATCACAACGCCAGGAGCGGCCAAATGGTATCGCAGTAATGGCCAGATTTCGCAACAAGACATTGCTCTGCGCGTCGCTGCTGGCGCGCAGCTTGAGTGGTTGCCACAGGAAAGTATTTTTTTCGATGACGCACGGGTGATCTTGAATCAGACCGTGCAACTCGACGAGCAAGCCAGCTTCATCAGCAGCGATATTTTTTGTTTCGGCCGCAGTGCTGCGGCCGAACGTTATGCCTCCGGTACGATTACTCAGTGCAGTCGTATTCTGCGCGGTGAGCAATTGATTTGGCATGAACAGGGCAGTATCGAGGGCGCTGGCGCGGCCATGCAGAGTCCTTTGGGTTTGGCTGGGCGCAGCGTTTGCGCCAGCGTGCTCGGTTGCGGCAACCCGCTCAGCGCTGCTGCCTTGCAGGCTTTGCGGGCGCAAAGCAGTGCGCTGCTGGCAGCGCGCGAAGAAACTGCTTTAGGTGGCGTGAGCCAGATGAAATCGGTGATTGTCGCCCGTTATCTCGGAAATTCCAGTGAAACGGCGCGTCTTTGGCAGCAGTTGGTCTGGCAGCACTTACGTCCGGCCTTGATGGGACGTGAGGCGGTGGTTCCGCGTATCTGGCAAACTTGA
- the urtE gene encoding urea ABC transporter ATP-binding subunit UrtE: MLEVKQLHQYYGSSHTLRGISLSLNKGECLALLGRNGVGKTTLLKCLMGVLPVAQGEVIFQGQNINRLAPHQRAARGIAYVPQGREIFARLTVEENLLMGMASLSAARARSIKAEVYELFPVLKEMHQRRGGDLSGGQQQQLAIARALLAEPELIIFDEPTEGIQPSIIKDIARVIAMLRARGDIAILLCEQYFDFARELADHFVILSRGEVVAAGDQSLMDGADIKRHLAV, from the coding sequence ATGTTGGAAGTCAAACAGTTACATCAATATTACGGCTCCAGCCACACTTTACGGGGAATTTCGCTGAGTCTGAACAAGGGCGAGTGCCTGGCATTATTAGGTCGCAATGGCGTCGGCAAGACCACCTTGTTGAAATGCCTGATGGGAGTCTTGCCGGTGGCGCAGGGGGAAGTGATTTTTCAGGGACAGAATATCAATCGGCTGGCACCGCATCAGCGCGCTGCACGCGGTATCGCCTATGTACCGCAAGGGCGCGAAATATTTGCTCGTCTGACCGTGGAAGAAAACTTACTGATGGGTATGGCGAGTCTGTCGGCCGCACGGGCGCGCAGCATTAAAGCTGAGGTCTATGAATTATTCCCGGTTCTGAAAGAGATGCACCAGCGTCGCGGTGGTGATTTATCGGGCGGTCAACAGCAGCAATTGGCGATTGCGCGCGCTTTGCTGGCCGAGCCGGAGCTGATTATTTTTGATGAGCCGACCGAGGGTATACAGCCATCGATCATCAAAGATATCGCCCGCGTGATTGCCATGCTGCGCGCGCGCGGCGATATCGCGATATTGCTGTGTGAGCAGTATTTTGATTTCGCACGCGAATTGGCCGACCATTTTGTGATCTTGTCACGCGGTGAAGTGGTGGCAGCCGGCGACCAAAGCTTGATGGACGGTGCTGACATCAAACGCCATCTGGCGGTATAA
- a CDS encoding NEL-type E3 ubiquitin ligase domain-containing protein, whose translation MPFPILSELSRLFSFSLRSNAEHVPSNAMERAATWQAWANAAAAGSAEQRDIALARLLDCQQRELETLDLCELELRSLPPFLPEQLQRLEIADNLISKLPDDLPPTLRVLIASNNPLTALPKQLPPQLEHLEIADTHINTLPSNLPSTLRTLMLNYSPIQVLPEDLPSGLQILFVNGTLIRHLPDVLPAALRMLKVEYTLLRELPTPLPPELTHLDISHTRITRLPVQLPPLLELLRAGHTRLRRLPPLPPTLNYLDLSYTRITRLPSDFPSHLNILMVDHSPLLRLPDPLPPSLVYLSASHTRISELPSEWPVGLVYFYLPESLANSYEDTADVSEYSREQLHSMLCDLIEIWYPASQQVAAQTAWDALYTEDNAAAFIHFLHDLPRTMNSRLPSFREYMQTWLTQLTQSAALRSETFLLAHGATESCEDRLALTLAHMQHCQIKHAVLDGQYDAQLENLVLRGRELYRQEVLESFAHEKIIQQQRLSEADGMLPHEIDEIVIHLAYLVALRETLALNCIVQEMYFFSIAGLSQDDLAGAAAAVRQSENAGFAMWLANWEPWQSAMQRLDGAQHALAQENLSTHLEQHFDDLLEQSLQTLALDPDSAAYDNTRIRLGAEILQRERSRHNWAYTVEFMRRQNMHSLLAPAWPEQNQAAMPPPFIPPDGV comes from the coding sequence ATGCCATTTCCCATCCTATCTGAACTGTCACGTTTGTTTTCTTTTTCACTCCGCAGCAACGCCGAGCACGTGCCGAGCAATGCCATGGAACGCGCTGCCACATGGCAGGCATGGGCCAATGCCGCTGCCGCCGGCAGTGCAGAACAGCGCGACATCGCGCTGGCACGCCTGCTCGATTGCCAACAGCGTGAACTCGAAACTCTTGATCTATGCGAGCTGGAACTGCGCAGCCTGCCGCCCTTTCTGCCAGAACAATTACAGCGCCTCGAAATCGCCGACAACTTGATCAGCAAGCTCCCGGACGACTTACCACCGACACTACGCGTACTCATCGCGAGCAACAATCCTTTGACGGCATTACCGAAACAATTGCCCCCGCAATTGGAACACCTGGAAATCGCCGACACACACATCAACACCCTACCCAGCAACTTGCCATCGACCTTGCGCACCCTGATGCTCAACTATTCACCGATACAAGTACTGCCCGAGGATCTTCCCAGCGGCTTGCAGATTCTGTTCGTCAATGGCACCTTGATACGCCACTTACCGGACGTGCTGCCAGCGGCGCTGCGCATGCTCAAAGTCGAATATACTTTACTGCGCGAATTGCCGACTCCCTTGCCACCCGAGTTAACCCATCTCGACATTAGCCATACCCGCATCACGCGCTTACCGGTACAACTGCCCCCCTTACTCGAACTACTCAGGGCCGGACATACCCGTCTGCGACGCCTGCCGCCACTACCGCCCACACTCAACTATCTTGACCTCAGCTACACCCGCATCACCCGCCTACCGTCCGATTTTCCGTCGCATCTCAATATCCTCATGGTTGACCATAGCCCTTTACTGAGATTACCTGACCCGCTGCCGCCGAGCTTAGTCTACCTGTCGGCCAGCCATACCCGCATCAGCGAACTACCGTCCGAATGGCCAGTTGGCTTGGTCTATTTTTACCTACCTGAAAGTCTGGCTAATTCCTACGAAGACACTGCCGATGTGTCTGAATATAGCCGAGAGCAATTGCACAGCATGCTCTGCGATCTGATTGAAATTTGGTATCCAGCGTCACAACAAGTAGCAGCGCAAACAGCTTGGGACGCACTCTACACAGAAGATAATGCGGCCGCGTTCATCCACTTTCTGCACGATTTACCCCGTACCATGAACAGCCGCTTACCCTCGTTCCGCGAATATATGCAAACTTGGCTGACTCAACTGACGCAATCAGCAGCTTTGCGCAGTGAAACATTTTTACTCGCGCACGGGGCCACCGAAAGCTGCGAAGACCGTCTCGCGCTGACACTGGCACACATGCAGCATTGTCAGATCAAGCATGCCGTACTCGATGGTCAATACGATGCGCAACTGGAGAATTTGGTGTTACGCGGTCGCGAACTGTATCGACAGGAAGTACTGGAAAGCTTCGCACATGAAAAAATCATTCAGCAACAAAGACTTAGCGAGGCCGACGGTATGCTGCCGCATGAGATCGATGAAATCGTGATTCACTTAGCTTATTTGGTGGCCTTGCGCGAAACGCTGGCATTGAATTGTATCGTGCAGGAAATGTACTTCTTCAGCATTGCCGGGCTCAGTCAAGATGATCTGGCGGGCGCTGCTGCTGCCGTGCGGCAGAGCGAGAATGCCGGCTTTGCCATGTGGCTGGCCAATTGGGAACCGTGGCAAAGTGCCATGCAACGCTTAGACGGCGCACAGCATGCGCTGGCACAGGAAAATTTAAGTACACACTTAGAGCAGCATTTTGACGACTTGCTCGAGCAAAGTCTGCAGACACTGGCTCTAGACCCCGACAGCGCGGCCTATGACAACACCAGGATACGCCTCGGTGCCGAAATCTTACAACGCGAACGCAGCAGGCACAATTGGGCCTACACGGTAGAATTTATGCGTCGTCAAAATATGCACTCACTGTTAGCTCCGGCTTGGCCAGAGCAAAATCAGGCGGCCATGCCGCCGCCATTTATACCGCCAGATGGCGTTTGA
- a CDS encoding VTT domain-containing protein, which translates to MTFSWFPSLISTDGSTMVFANVLLQQLGLPVPAVPTLMLNASRAPNFGTLLTLLLAAVSASLIADLIWFQAGKLFGYKVLTLLCKLSINPGSCVNQTEARFIRWGMWSLVFGKFIPGFSTVAPPVAGALGMSRSKFLIASAIGAGLWAGLALLLGYALQAQIALALLLLAEHGIQIAAIFGTLLALWLGVKFWQKKRFEYLALMPHISAKELQQLLASDTKPRVIDLRSYALIRESGIFPNALVREMNHVGDLVNAIGFDQTIVTLCACPADAAAVDAAHTLKALGFLDVRPLSGGFDSWQALQTEALTSA; encoded by the coding sequence ATGACTTTCTCCTGGTTCCCTTCCCTGATTTCCACCGATGGCAGCACAATGGTCTTCGCCAATGTATTGCTACAACAATTGGGGCTACCGGTACCGGCAGTACCAACTTTGATGCTCAATGCCAGCCGCGCACCAAACTTCGGCACCCTGCTCACGCTGCTGCTGGCCGCGGTCAGCGCCTCGCTGATCGCTGATTTAATCTGGTTTCAGGCGGGGAAACTGTTCGGTTACAAGGTCTTGACCTTACTGTGCAAACTCTCGATCAACCCGGGATCCTGCGTCAACCAAACGGAAGCGCGCTTCATTCGTTGGGGCATGTGGTCATTGGTATTCGGTAAATTCATTCCCGGCTTTTCTACCGTCGCACCGCCGGTGGCCGGGGCGCTCGGCATGTCGCGCAGTAAATTCTTAATCGCCTCGGCAATCGGTGCCGGCTTATGGGCGGGTTTGGCATTGCTGCTCGGTTACGCTCTGCAGGCACAGATAGCGCTGGCACTGTTGCTGCTGGCTGAACATGGTATACAAATCGCCGCCATCTTCGGCACTCTCCTGGCGCTGTGGCTTGGTGTTAAATTCTGGCAAAAGAAACGCTTCGAATACTTGGCTTTGATGCCGCACATCAGCGCCAAGGAATTACAACAATTGTTAGCGTCAGATACCAAACCACGCGTCATCGATTTGCGCAGTTATGCGCTGATTCGAGAAAGCGGTATTTTTCCCAATGCGCTGGTACGCGAAATGAATCATGTCGGCGATCTGGTCAATGCAATCGGCTTCGATCAAACCATCGTCACGCTGTGCGCTTGCCCCGCCGATGCGGCGGCAGTCGATGCCGCACACACGCTCAAAGCGCTTGGTTTCCTCGATGTGCGCCCACTGAGCGGCGGCTTCGACAGTTGGCAAGCGTTACAGACCGAAGCGCTTACATCAGCATAG
- the urtD gene encoding urea ABC transporter ATP-binding protein UrtD: MTEVMSGVLRPGQQYESATGDQGVSYGRTKPVGLDTSHGAILYLEDIVVSFDGFCAIKHLSLDMSVGELRCIIGPNGAGKTTMMDVITGKTRPTSGTAFFGQTFDLSTMSEVEIAHAGIGRKFQRPTVFEQHSVFENLELSLKMNKRVWSTLFARLNSSQRDQIAATLELIGLHTQADRRAGLLSHGQKQWLEIGMLLIQEPQLILLDEPVAGMSDAETARTAELLNDLRGKHSMMVVEHDMGFVAEIAQAGKVTVLHEGAVLAEGTMQQVQADERVIEVYLGR, from the coding sequence ATGACTGAGGTAATGAGCGGAGTGTTACGCCCGGGCCAGCAGTATGAATCTGCTACCGGTGATCAAGGGGTTTCTTATGGGCGTACCAAGCCGGTCGGGCTTGATACCAGTCATGGCGCAATTTTGTATTTGGAAGATATCGTGGTTTCCTTCGATGGCTTTTGTGCGATCAAGCATCTGAGCCTCGATATGTCGGTCGGCGAGCTGCGCTGTATCATCGGCCCTAATGGTGCCGGCAAGACCACGATGATGGATGTCATTACAGGTAAGACCAGGCCGACTTCCGGTACGGCATTTTTCGGTCAAACTTTTGATTTGAGTACGATGAGCGAAGTGGAAATTGCGCATGCCGGTATAGGTCGAAAATTTCAACGTCCGACCGTGTTTGAGCAGCACAGCGTGTTTGAAAATTTGGAATTGTCTCTGAAAATGAATAAGCGAGTTTGGTCTACCCTGTTCGCTCGTCTTAACAGCAGTCAACGTGATCAGATCGCCGCGACGCTGGAGTTGATAGGACTGCATACCCAAGCCGATCGCCGCGCCGGCTTGCTCTCGCATGGTCAAAAACAATGGCTGGAGATCGGCATGCTGTTGATACAAGAACCGCAGCTGATTTTGCTCGATGAACCGGTAGCCGGTATGTCAGATGCGGAAACGGCGCGCACGGCAGAATTGCTCAATGATTTGCGCGGCAAGCATTCGATGATGGTGGTCGAACATGATATGGGTTTTGTGGCCGAAATCGCGCAAGCGGGTAAGGTGACGGTGCTGCATGAAGGGGCCGTACTGGCGGAAGGAACGATGCAGCAGGTCCAGGCCGATGAGCGGGTGATCGAAGTGTATCTCGGTCGGTAA